One window of Mediterraneibacter gnavus ATCC 29149 genomic DNA carries:
- a CDS encoding ABC transporter permease subunit, translated as MNNVKAAEIARFALSINFFSWIGLIVYITTMVSAEFHQGTIRASVVYGINRTKLFLSKLLVINVYFFILYYIVETALGLGLAWKYGFHYKGEEFLIFIGMVTLNMIAMIGMEAVAVLITVLVKNTGIVAALSCVYFFAGAITYPMVYENFQNQSVLLKAFCVMNPTTYMYNICGYRMTNGIVVGTIMYGMGACLVGIVLMHFALKRQEL; from the coding sequence ATGAATAATGTAAAAGCTGCAGAAATCGCAAGATTTGCATTATCAATTAATTTTTTTTCTTGGATTGGATTAATTGTCTATATTACGACAATGGTATCTGCAGAATTTCATCAAGGAACAATAAGAGCTTCTGTCGTATATGGGATAAATCGAACCAAATTATTTTTAAGTAAATTACTGGTGATAAATGTTTACTTTTTTATTCTCTATTATATTGTGGAAACTGCATTAGGCTTAGGATTAGCATGGAAGTATGGTTTTCATTATAAAGGTGAGGAATTTTTGATTTTTATCGGAATGGTTACCTTAAATATGATAGCTATGATTGGAATGGAAGCTGTGGCGGTTTTGATTACGGTTTTAGTAAAGAATACAGGAATTGTGGCAGCTTTATCATGTGTATATTTCTTTGCAGGTGCGATTACTTATCCTATGGTATATGAGAATTTTCAAAATCAATCAGTGCTTCTTAAAGCATTTTGTGTTATGAACCCGACCACTTATATGTATAATATTTGTGGATATCGGATGACAAATGGGATTGTTGTTGGAACTATTATGTATGGTATGGGTGCGTGCCTGGTGGGGATAGTTTTAATGCATTTTGCATTGAAACGTCAAGAACTTTAA